Below is a genomic region from Longimicrobium sp..
GAGCCGATCCAGGCAGCTGCGAGCGAAGCGAGCCCAGGTCCCTCCCCCAGTCGGTTTTGGGGGAGGGACAGGCGCGAAGCGCCAGGGAGAGGGCGCCGCGCGGCGGCCGCGCCGGCTCTTCTCCCTTGGGCGCTCCCATCTCGGGCTCCCCTACCTCCCCGCCCGCATGATCCCCGTCCCCCGTGCCACGCCCGCCATGATCGTTACCGGCAGGCGGCCGCCGATGGGCGCCTGGCCCAGCAGCGCGCGGGCGGCGGCCTCCTGGCAGACGGCCTCGGGGCCCCATGCCAGCACGTACGCGGGGACGGAAGGGAACGCGCGCAGCAGGTACGGACTGCCGAAGGATACGACCACCACCGCCCGCCCCGATCGCGCCAGCGACTCCACGAACGCGCTGAAGCCGCCGCCGGCCTCCACCGAGCCGCGGTACTGCACGGGATTGACGTACGCGGAGATCACGACCACGTCCGCCGCGCCCGCGCGCTGGCGCAGCACCGCGAACTCCGCCGCGCCGGTGCGGCTGGTCACGCGCGCGGCCTGAACGGCGCGGCCCCCGCCGGCCAGCGTGGCGTTGAACGCGCCGCCCGTCGTCCCCCCGTCCGCGTAGGTGATGGAGAGGATGCTCCGCGCGCCGGCGGCGAACGGCACCAGCCCCCTGGCGTCACGCACGAGCGTGATGGAGCGCTGCGCCACCTCCGCGGCCAAGCGCCGGTGCTGCGTGGCGCCGACGGTGCGCTGCATCGCCGCCGGGTCAGCGATGCGCTGGTCCTGCAGCCGCAGGCGCGACTTGGCGGCCAGGATGCGCCGCACCGACTCGTCGATCCGCGCTTCCGTGATCCGCCCGTCGCGAACGGCGCGCTCCACCGCGTCCAGCACGCCGGGGATGTCCTCGGGCTGCAGCAGGATGTCGGCGCCGGCCTGGATCGCGCGCACGGCCGCATCCCCCTGCCCGTAGCGGCTGGTCAGCCCGCGCATGTTGAACGCGTCGGTGGAGACCAGGCCGCGGAAGCCCATCTCGCCGCGCAGGATCTGCCCCGTCACCTTCGGGCTGATGGACGACGGCACCTCGTCGCCCGCCACGTTGGGGACGGCGATGTGCGCCACGAGCATCCCGTCCATCCCCGCGGCGATGGCGGTGCGGAAGGGCGGCAGGTCCACCGCGTCCAGCCGCGCGCGGTTCGCGCCGACGGTCGGAAGCGACATGTGCGAGTCCGTATGCGTGTCGCCGTGTCCCGGAAAGTGCTTCCCCATGGCCAGCAGCCCGCCCGCGTGCACCCCGCGCACGTAGTCCGCCGCGAAGCGCCCGACCGACACCGGGTCCTCGCCAAAGGAGCGGGTGTTGATGATGGGGTTCTGGGGATTGGAGTTGACGTCCAGCACGGGCGAGAGCGTCATCCCCAGCCCCACGGCGCGCCCTTCGAGCCCGATCACCTTCCCCACCTCGAACGCCAGCGAATCCGAACCGGTCGCCGCGAGGCCCATTACGGGCGGGAAGTCGGTCCCCGTCCCCAGCAGCCGCATCCCCGGCCCGCTCTCCAGGTCGCTGACCATCAGCAGCGGCACGCGGGCGCGGCGCTGCAGCGCGTTCAGCTTTCCCGCCAGCTCGCCGGGCGCGCCGTTGGAGATGATGAAGCCGCCCACGCGGTCGCGCTCCACCCAGCGGTAGGGCTGCGCCATCTCCGCCGAGCCCTCGCCGGAGAAGCGGCCGCTGATCCACGCCAGGATCATCTGCCCGGCCTTCTCGCGCACCGAAAGCGAACGGAGCGTGCGCTCCACCCACTCGTCGTTCGCGGGCGCCACCGCGGACCAGCGCGGCGGCGGCGTGTGCGCCGGTTTGGTGACGACGGTGGCGGCTTCGGCGCGCGCCAGCATGGGCGCGGGCGCCGGCTGTCCGGCCGAGCACGCCAGGAGCGCGGCGGCCGCCAGGGACCAGGTGCGGAGTCGGGTCGGCAACGTGTTCACTGAACGGGTGTGAGCCGGAATCTGAACGCCCGGTGAACGTCCAGTCAAACGCGGTGCCACCGCACGAACCCGGCCGGCCGCACGTAAGTCGTTGGGGTGATTGGGGGATGGCGATTGGATCGGACGTGCACGCGGGGTGCGGTGGAGCACGAGGGAGCGGGGGCGGTTGAAACCGCGGCAACGACCACACGAAGTCCGCCTTCGCGGACTACCAGCATCGGCGCGACGGCGATGGAGGTGCGCGCGACCAGTATCTGCGTATGTTTGGCGCGCCGGACTGCACGACGCGATCGAAGCAGCCGCGAGCGAAGCGAGCCCCCGTCCCTCCCCCAGTCGGTTTTGGGGGAGGGACAGGCGCGAAGCGCCAGGGAGAGGGCCCCGCCCGGCGGACGCACGGCGACGAATCCCGACCTCTCGCAATCGACGAATCTCGATGTCATCGATCCCGAACCCGACGCTCCAGCTTACGCCGGAGGAGATGCGTGCCCTCGGCTACCGCGTGGTGGACGCCATCGTCGACCACCTCGCGCACCTGCACGAGCGGCCCGTGGCCGGCGGCGCCACCCGGGCGGAGATGGAAGCGCGGCTGCGCGAGCCGGCGCCGGAGGAAGGCGCCGGCTGGGAAGCGGCGCTCGAGCGTG
It encodes:
- a CDS encoding glycoside hydrolase family 3 N-terminal domain-containing protein; protein product: MPTRLRTWSLAAAALLACSAGQPAPAPMLARAEAATVVTKPAHTPPPRWSAVAPANDEWVERTLRSLSVREKAGQMILAWISGRFSGEGSAEMAQPYRWVERDRVGGFIISNGAPGELAGKLNALQRRARVPLLMVSDLESGPGMRLLGTGTDFPPVMGLAATGSDSLAFEVGKVIGLEGRAVGLGMTLSPVLDVNSNPQNPIINTRSFGEDPVSVGRFAADYVRGVHAGGLLAMGKHFPGHGDTHTDSHMSLPTVGANRARLDAVDLPPFRTAIAAGMDGMLVAHIAVPNVAGDEVPSSISPKVTGQILRGEMGFRGLVSTDAFNMRGLTSRYGQGDAAVRAIQAGADILLQPEDIPGVLDAVERAVRDGRITEARIDESVRRILAAKSRLRLQDQRIADPAAMQRTVGATQHRRLAAEVAQRSITLVRDARGLVPFAAGARSILSITYADGGTTGGAFNATLAGGGRAVQAARVTSRTGAAEFAVLRQRAGAADVVVISAYVNPVQYRGSVEAGGGFSAFVESLARSGRAVVVVSFGSPYLLRAFPSVPAYVLAWGPEAVCQEAAARALLGQAPIGGRLPVTIMAGVARGTGIMRAGR